From Anopheles darlingi chromosome 2, idAnoDarlMG_H_01, whole genome shotgun sequence, the proteins below share one genomic window:
- the LOC125948792 gene encoding ceramide synthase 6 — translation MEFVRAATDMFWSTRIWLPPNITWEDIRPGVRPDVNHADYRHLIYPIPLAAVILMLRSVVERFWIAPIGKAIGIKSSGPKSPKPNKTLEAAYNVNSRLNHKTTVRLTKQLDMTERQIEYWWRRRRAQDKPTTLVKFCETSWRCIYYTYSFIFGCIVMWDKPWLWDIKQCWYGYPHQSVTNDIWWYYMISMAFYWSLTASQFYDVKRKDFWQMFAHHMITILLMALSWVCNLHRVGSIVLLVHDCADIFLESAKLTKYAQYQKVCDTIFAIFTVVWIVTRLILYPRVIYSSSVEAPQILPMFPAYYIFNTLLILLLVLHICWTYLIVQIAVKAIKSGQMEGDVRSSSSDEISDSSENSRTTALTNGGTPKKQPALATTATSKNGTTARVSASPKK, via the exons ATGGAGTTTGTGCGGGCCGCCACGGATATGTTCTGGTCGACGAGGATTTGGCTGCCACCGAACATCACCTGGGAAGACATACGGCCCGGGGTGCGACCGGATGTGAACCACGCCGACTACCGGCATCTCATCTATCCGATCCCGCTAGCGGCCGTCATTTTGATGCTCCGCTCCGTCGTTGAACG GTTTTGGATTGCACCAATCGGCAAAGCGATCGGCATTAAGAGCAGCGGACCAAAGTcaccgaaaccaaacaaaaccctcGAAGCGGCGTATAATGTCAACAGCCGGTTGAATCACAAAACG ACGGTACGGCTGACCAAACAGCTGGACATGACGGAACGACAGATCGAGTACTGGTGGCGACGGCGCCGTGCCCAGGACAAACCGACGACGCTGGTCAAATTCTGTGAAACATCCTGGCGGTGCATCTACTACACGTACAGCTTTATCTTCGGTTGCATCGTGATGTGGGATAAACCGTGGCTGTGGGACATCAAGCAGTGCTGGTACGGTTACCCGCACCAGTCGGTAACGAACGACATCTGGTGGTACTACATGATCTCGATGGCCTTCTACTGGTCGCTGACGGCGTCCCAGTTTTACGATGTGAAGCGTAAGGACTTTTGGCAAATGTTTGCCCACCACATGATCACAATTCTGCTGATGGCGCTCAGCTGGGTCTGCAATCTGCATCGCGTTGGCTCGATTGTCCTACTGGTGCACGATTGTGCCGATATCTTCCTCGAG TCTGCGAAGCTGACCAAATACGCCCAGTATCAGAAGGTGTGCGACACGATCTTCGCCATCTTTACCGTCGTCTGGATCGTGACGCGATTGATACTTTATCCGCGCGTCATCTACAGCTCTTCAGTTGAGGCACCACAGATTCTGCCCATGTTCCCGGCCTATTACATTTTCAACACGCTGCTCATACTACTGTTGGTGTTGCACATCTGCTGGACGTATCTGATTGTGCAAATCGCAGTTAAGGCAATCAAATCCGGCCAG ATGGAGGGAGACGTGCGGTCCAGCTCCAGTGACGAAATCAGCGACAGCTCGGAAAACTCTCGCACCACCGCCCTGACGAACGGTGGAACGCCCAAGAAGCAACCGGCGCTCGCAACGACAGCCACTAGCAAGAACGGAACCACGGCGCGGGTCAGTGCTTCACCCAAGAAGTAA
- the LOC125948790 gene encoding WSCD family member AGAP003962 encodes MALRGWRLFGVAGTILVYVGGILFLSFVSLQGPQQKRGIHGPRGYGEFETIRNRDLGLMGKKPPLQWCTELHYLGTPTRQPRTPPKLLQTFPGHFVKKFSVYSYHNQNLHSAAGAAAAAAAVEAPPEADTAARQPDRVGSSDNDDSERAKGPVRGSDAVASSSIAGSSSRSVWPNSDQLSGKLVDSNSVSRTGDGRWPNRRERPKSPGLTALVSFPGSGNTWLRYLLQQATGILTGSVYKDYGLLKSGFPAESVANGSVLVVKTHEWGPNAWAPYAKAILLIRDPERAILAEFNRQSGGHVGFASPDRYRRTKGRYWTQFVKNKLWAWEQTNLSWAKNFTGEVKLVFYDDLVENVEGTLRSILKFLNHPTDEELLACALMRKEGIYRRKKRILQFDPYSPAMHAAIDEKRAEVYAALGRYDMH; translated from the exons ATGGCACTGCGCGGTTGGCGACTGTTTGGGGTGGCCGGTACCATACTGGTGTACGTCGGCGGTATACTGTTCCTATCGTTCGTCAGTCTGCAGGGACCACAGCAGAAGCGTGGCATCCATGGACCGCGCGGCTACGGTGAGTTCGAGACGATCCGCAACCGGGACCTGGGGCTGATGGGCAAGAAGCCACCGTTGCAATGGTGCACCGAGCTGCACTATCTGGGCACACCGACCCGGCAGCCCCGGACACCGCCCAAGCTGCTGCAAACCTTCCCAGGACACTTTGTCAAAAAGTTTAGCGTGTACAGCTACCACAACCAGAACCTACACTCAGCAGCgggagcagcggcggcggcggcagcggtggagGCACCACCGGAAGCAGACACAGCGGCTCGACAACCGGACCGTGTCGGTAGCAGCGACAACGATGATAGTGAACGAGCAAAAGGCCCGGTACGTGGTAGCGATGCGGTAGCAAGCAGCAGTATCGCCGGAAGTTCCTCGCGCTCCGTTTGGCCTAATAGCGATCAACTTAGTGGTAAGCTAGTGGATAGTAATAGCGTAAGCAGAACCGGCGACGGGCGCTGGCCAAACCGGCGTGAGCGACCGAAATCCCCGGGACTGACGGCACTCGTCTCTTTCCCGGGCAGTGGCAATACCTGGCTACGGTATCTGCTACAACAGGCCACCG GTATTCTGACCGGAAGTGTGTACAAAGATTATGGTCTGCTCAAAAGTGGCTTCCCGGCGGAGAGCGTCGCCAATGGATCG GTGCTAGTTGTCAAAACACATGAATGGGGCCCGAATGCGTGGGCACCGTACGCCAAGGCGATACTGCTGATACGGGACCCGGAACGTGCCATACTGGCCGAGTTCAACCGCCAATCGGGTGGCCACGTTGGCTTCGCTTCTCCCGATCGTTACCGTAGGACCAAGGGTCGCT ATTGGACCCAATTTGTAAAAAATAAGCTGTGGGCATGGGAACAAACGAATCTCTCGTGGGCGAAGAACTTCACCGGTGAGGTGAAACTAGTCTTCTACGACGATCTCGTCGAGAATGTGGAAGGGACGTTACGCAGTATTTTGAAATTTCTAAACCATCCCACGGACGAG GAACTCCTCGCTTGTGCACTGATGCGGAAAGAGGGCATTTATCGGCGTAAGAAGCGTATACTGCAGTTTGATCCGTACAGTCCTGCCATGCACGCTGCCATCGATGAGAAACGGGCCGAGGTGTACGCGGCACTCGGTCGTTATGATATGCACTGA